Part of the bacterium genome, CCAAGACCATCAAGCTGCCGCCGGGCTTTTCGATCTATATCTACGCGAAGGACGTGCCCGGCGCGCGGGGCCTCGCGCTCGGGCCGAAGGGGACGGTTTTTGTCGGGTCGCACGGACCTCAGGTGTATGCCGTGCGCGACACGACCGGCGACGGCCGCGCGGACAAGGTGTGGAACATCGGCGAGAAGCTGACCGAGCCGCTCGGCCTGGATATCCACGAGGGCGATCTCTACGTCTCGGCGATTGACCGCATCCTTCGCTTCGACGACATCGAGGACACGCTCGACAACCCGCCCGCGCCGGTGGTCGTCACGGACAAGCTGCCCGACGAGAAACACCACGGCGGCCGGTACATCAAGTTCGGCCCGGACGGGATGCTGTACGTGGCGGTCGGGGCGCCGTGCAACATCTGCCTGAAGGACGATCCCTTCCACGGCCTGACGCGCATGAAAAAAGACGGCACGGGCGCCGAGTCGTTCGCGCGCGGCATCCGCAACACCGTCGGCTACGACTGGCATCCGAAGACAAAGGAGTTGTGGTTCACGGACAACGGCCGCGACTGGCTTGGCGACGACCTGCCGCCCGACGAGCTGAATCGCGCGCCGAAGGCCGGGATGAATTTCGGCTATCCCTGGTGCCACGGCGGCGACCTGCAGGATCCGAAATACAAAGACAAGCCGTGCACGGAATTCACGCCGCCCGCGCGAAAGCTCGGTCCGCACGTCGCCGCGCTCGGCATGCGCTTTTATACGGGCACGAAGTTCCCCAAGGAATATCACGGGGCGATCTTCATCGCCGAGCACGGCTCCTGGAACCGCACGAACGCCATCGGCTACCGCGTGATGGTCGTGAAGTTATCGGGCAACGAGGCCGTGTCGTACGAGGAGTTCGCCACGGGCTTCCTTCAGCCGGGGCCGCGCGTGCTCGGCCGCCCCGCCGATCTGCTCGTGCTGCCCGACGGCTCGATGCTCGTTTCCGACGACATGTCCG contains:
- a CDS encoding PQQ-dependent sugar dehydrogenase, which codes for MIAAGAARAGAQDGPPSLAKTIKLPPGFSIYIYAKDVPGARGLALGPKGTVFVGSHGPQVYAVRDTTGDGRADKVWNIGEKLTEPLGLDIHEGDLYVSAIDRILRFDDIEDTLDNPPAPVVVTDKLPDEKHHGGRYIKFGPDGMLYVAVGAPCNICLKDDPFHGLTRMKKDGTGAESFARGIRNTVGYDWHPKTKELWFTDNGRDWLGDDLPPDELNRAPKAGMNFGYPWCHGGDLQDPKYKDKPCTEFTPPARKLGPHVAALGMRFYTGTKFPKEYHGAIFIAEHGSWNRTNAIGYRVMVVKLSGNEAVSYEEFATGFLQPGPRVLGRPADLLVLPDGSMLVSDDMSGMVFRIVYNGK